In one window of Kitasatospora sp. MMS16-BH015 DNA:
- the gap gene encoding type I glyceraldehyde-3-phosphate dehydrogenase, whose protein sequence is MTVKVGVNGFGRIGRGFLRAVLQRDTDLEIVAVNDLTDAATLAHLLAYDTTMGRLDVEVHAVGDVIHVGDRQIKVLAERDPAKLPWGELGVEVVVESTGIFTDANKAKAHLAAGARKVLISAPASNEDITLAWGVNHEAYDPDVHHVVSNASCTTNCLAPLAKVLHDSFGIEDGLMTTVHAYTQDQNLQDGPHKDLRRARAAATNVVPTSTGAAKAIGLVLPELQGKLAGLALRVPVPVGSITDLSVNLSREVTVAEINAAFAAAAKGELAGVLKYVEAPLVSSDIVGDSASCVFDAQLTTVSGGGKHVKVFGWYDNESGFSHRVVDIVKHIAQ, encoded by the coding sequence GTGACAGTCAAGGTAGGCGTCAACGGATTCGGCCGGATCGGCCGGGGCTTCCTGCGCGCGGTACTCCAGCGTGACACCGACCTCGAGATCGTGGCCGTCAACGACCTCACGGATGCGGCCACCCTGGCCCACCTGCTCGCTTACGACACCACCATGGGCCGCCTCGACGTCGAGGTGCACGCGGTCGGCGACGTGATCCACGTGGGCGACCGGCAGATCAAGGTGCTGGCCGAGCGCGACCCGGCCAAGCTGCCCTGGGGCGAGCTGGGCGTGGAGGTGGTGGTCGAGTCGACCGGCATCTTCACCGACGCCAACAAGGCCAAGGCCCACCTGGCGGCGGGCGCCCGCAAGGTGCTGATCTCCGCGCCGGCCAGCAACGAGGACATCACCCTCGCCTGGGGCGTCAACCACGAGGCCTACGACCCCGACGTCCACCACGTCGTCTCCAACGCCTCCTGCACCACCAACTGCCTGGCCCCGCTGGCGAAGGTGCTGCACGACTCCTTCGGCATCGAGGACGGTCTGATGACCACCGTCCACGCGTACACCCAGGACCAGAACCTCCAGGACGGCCCGCACAAGGACCTCCGCCGGGCCCGTGCGGCGGCCACCAACGTGGTGCCGACCTCCACCGGTGCCGCCAAGGCGATCGGCCTGGTGCTCCCCGAGCTCCAGGGCAAGCTCGCGGGCCTGGCCCTGCGGGTGCCGGTGCCGGTGGGCTCGATCACCGACCTCTCGGTCAACCTCAGCCGCGAGGTGACGGTGGCCGAGATCAACGCCGCCTTCGCGGCGGCGGCCAAGGGCGAGCTGGCCGGCGTGCTCAAGTACGTCGAGGCGCCGCTGGTCTCCAGCGACATCGTCGGCGACTCGGCCTCCTGCGTCTTCGACGCGCAGCTGACCACCGTCTCCGGCGGCGGCAAGCACGTGAAGGTGTTCGGCTGGTACGACAACGAGTCGGGCTTCTCGCACCGCGTGGTGGACATCGTCAAGCACATCGCGCAGTAG
- a CDS encoding DMT family transporter, with protein MNAPKWVTSAVPAVFVVLWSSAFVAAVFGTGAAPPLLLTFARFGVAGVLLTGIALVSRSPWPRGRMLLHVAVVGLLMQAVQFGSFYTAIGQGLPGGVVALVQGFNPVLIALMAGGVLGERISRRQWLGFGVGAVGVGLAVVGELSVSVSAVLLCFVGLLGLSIGTIYQKRFTPTTDVRSSTAVHFLVSAPVVGLLSTLLEDQRVTAWGPFGAALAWIVLINSVGTFLMLNWMLRKQAASRVGTLFFLTPSCTAVLGWLINGQTLNPLVITGLALGGVGVILAVRR; from the coding sequence GTGAACGCTCCCAAATGGGTCACCTCCGCCGTCCCCGCCGTCTTCGTGGTGCTGTGGAGCAGCGCCTTCGTCGCGGCGGTCTTCGGCACCGGGGCGGCGCCGCCACTGCTGCTCACCTTCGCCCGCTTCGGTGTGGCCGGTGTGCTGTTGACGGGCATCGCCCTGGTCTCCCGCTCGCCCTGGCCTCGCGGCCGGATGCTGCTCCATGTCGCCGTGGTCGGTCTGCTCATGCAGGCTGTCCAGTTCGGCTCGTTCTACACCGCCATCGGCCAGGGTCTTCCCGGCGGAGTGGTCGCCCTGGTGCAGGGCTTCAACCCGGTGTTGATCGCGCTGATGGCGGGTGGGGTGCTGGGTGAGCGGATCTCTCGTCGCCAGTGGCTCGGGTTCGGCGTCGGTGCGGTCGGCGTCGGCCTGGCGGTGGTGGGGGAGCTCAGTGTCTCGGTCTCGGCCGTGCTGCTCTGCTTCGTGGGCCTGTTGGGCCTGAGCATCGGCACGATCTACCAGAAGCGGTTCACTCCGACCACCGACGTCCGCAGCAGCACCGCGGTGCACTTCCTGGTGAGCGCACCGGTGGTGGGGCTGCTCTCGACCCTGCTGGAGGACCAGCGCGTCACCGCCTGGGGCCCGTTCGGTGCGGCACTCGCCTGGATCGTGCTGATCAACTCGGTCGGCACCTTCCTGATGCTGAACTGGATGCTGCGCAAGCAGGCCGCAAGCCGGGTGGGGACGCTGTTCTTCCTGACGCCTTCGTGCACCGCGGTGCTCGGATGGCTCATCAACGGCCAGACCCTGAACCCTCTCGTGATCACCGGCCTGGCGCTCGGTGGAGTCGGCGTGATCCTCGCCGTCCGACGCTGA
- a CDS encoding ABATE domain-containing protein — MEFVFVSGHPALDFAGTIQHRRTDATDLLTTPEALTAWVAAAGLVDSPTRASAADLAEAVRLREAVYRLGHAAAAGEPYPAADRELLNTATDGPAVRVELLADGTLHRTGTVPAVLAWLARSAVELLAEPAAAGGAPGSRAVKECAGPRCTRLYLDRSRRGSRRWCDMAACGNRAKAAAYRERHPVHDPAHDAPQAGRPGAAG; from the coding sequence ATGGAGTTCGTCTTCGTCAGCGGCCACCCCGCTCTGGACTTCGCCGGCACCATCCAGCACCGGCGCACCGATGCCACCGATCTGCTCACCACCCCGGAGGCACTGACCGCCTGGGTGGCGGCCGCCGGCCTGGTCGACTCGCCCACCCGCGCGAGCGCCGCCGACCTGGCCGAGGCCGTCCGCCTGCGCGAGGCCGTCTACCGGCTCGGGCACGCGGCCGCCGCCGGCGAGCCGTACCCGGCCGCCGACCGCGAGCTGCTCAACACCGCGACCGACGGTCCGGCCGTGCGGGTCGAGCTGCTCGCGGACGGGACCCTCCACCGCACGGGGACCGTCCCGGCGGTGCTGGCCTGGCTGGCCCGCTCGGCCGTGGAGCTGCTGGCCGAGCCGGCCGCTGCCGGGGGCGCCCCCGGCAGCCGGGCGGTCAAGGAGTGCGCGGGGCCGCGGTGCACCCGGCTCTACCTGGACCGCTCGCGGCGGGGCTCACGGCGCTGGTGCGACATGGCCGCCTGCGGGAACCGGGCCAAGGCCGCGGCCTACCGCGAGCGCCACCCGGTGCACGACCCGGCCCACGACGCACCGCAGGCCGGTCGGCCCGGGGCCGCCGGGTGA
- a CDS encoding cupin domain-containing protein translates to MTAQLLAELQPVLFSGVTGGTIDHQELEFTPVTSNGRVGIDMHVLYSADQTGPNGPAAALVRYAPGATVAPHRHPGFELIHVLSGVLVTDDGVYPTNSMIVMPPESVHGLGTVEGCLLLVVWEQPVELV, encoded by the coding sequence ATGACCGCGCAACTGCTCGCCGAACTGCAGCCCGTACTGTTCTCCGGCGTCACCGGTGGCACGATCGACCACCAGGAGCTGGAATTCACTCCCGTCACCAGCAACGGGCGGGTCGGGATCGACATGCATGTGCTCTACTCCGCCGACCAGACCGGCCCGAACGGCCCGGCCGCCGCGCTGGTCCGGTACGCCCCGGGGGCGACCGTCGCCCCGCACCGGCACCCCGGGTTCGAGCTGATCCACGTCCTCAGCGGAGTGCTGGTGACGGACGACGGGGTCTACCCGACCAACAGCATGATCGTCATGCCGCCGGAGAGCGTGCACGGTCTGGGCACCGTCGAGGGCTGCCTGCTGCTGGTGGTCTGGGAGCAGCCCGTCGAGCTGGTCTGA
- the mshC gene encoding cysteine--1-D-myo-inosityl 2-amino-2-deoxy-alpha-D-glucopyranoside ligase: protein MHSWPASEVPTLPGQGFPLRIHDSATGEVREVVPQGGTARLYVCGITPYDATHLGHAATYNAFDLVQRVWKDAGHEVLYVQNVTDVDDPLLERAVATGQDWTALAERETALFREDMTALRILPPAHYIGAVESIPWIVPLVKKLLASGAAYELDGDIYFSVDAEPRFGEVSGLSREAMAGIFAERGGDPERPGKKHPLDALLWLAARPGEPAWDTELGHGRPGWHIECVAIALKYLGMSFDIQGGGSDLSFPHHEMGASHAQAATGDHPYARAYVHAGMVALDGHKMSKSRGNLVFVSALRREGVDPAAIRLALLAHHYRSDWEWQQADLDAALERLARWRAAVSRPDGPAAEELLARIRTAMADDLDAPAALAAVDAWAARQAETGGEDTGAPGLVSRAVDALLGVAL, encoded by the coding sequence ATGCATTCCTGGCCCGCCTCCGAGGTCCCCACCCTGCCTGGTCAGGGGTTTCCCCTCCGCATCCACGACAGCGCCACCGGCGAGGTCCGGGAGGTCGTGCCGCAGGGCGGCACCGCCCGGCTCTACGTCTGCGGCATCACCCCCTACGACGCGACCCACCTGGGCCACGCCGCCACCTACAATGCGTTCGACCTCGTCCAGCGGGTCTGGAAGGACGCCGGGCACGAGGTGCTCTACGTCCAGAACGTGACGGACGTGGACGACCCGCTGCTCGAGCGCGCCGTCGCCACCGGGCAGGACTGGACGGCGCTGGCCGAGCGTGAGACGGCGCTCTTCCGCGAGGACATGACCGCGCTGCGGATCCTGCCGCCGGCCCACTACATCGGGGCCGTCGAGTCGATCCCGTGGATCGTGCCGCTGGTGAAGAAGCTGCTGGCGAGCGGCGCGGCGTACGAGCTGGACGGCGACATCTACTTCTCGGTCGACGCCGAGCCCCGGTTCGGCGAGGTCTCCGGGCTGAGCCGCGAGGCGATGGCCGGCATCTTCGCCGAGCGCGGCGGCGACCCGGAGCGGCCGGGCAAGAAGCACCCGCTGGACGCGCTGCTCTGGCTCGCGGCCCGCCCCGGCGAGCCCGCCTGGGACACCGAGCTCGGCCACGGCCGGCCCGGCTGGCACATCGAGTGCGTGGCGATCGCGCTGAAGTACCTGGGCATGTCCTTCGACATCCAGGGCGGCGGCAGCGACCTCTCCTTCCCGCACCACGAGATGGGCGCCTCGCACGCCCAGGCCGCCACCGGCGACCACCCGTACGCCCGGGCCTACGTGCACGCCGGCATGGTGGCCCTGGACGGGCACAAGATGTCCAAGTCCCGCGGCAACCTGGTCTTCGTCTCGGCGCTGCGCCGCGAGGGCGTCGACCCGGCGGCGATCCGGCTGGCCCTGCTGGCCCACCACTACCGCAGCGACTGGGAGTGGCAGCAGGCCGATCTGGACGCGGCCCTGGAGCGGCTGGCCCGCTGGCGCGCCGCCGTCTCCCGGCCGGACGGCCCGGCGGCGGAGGAGCTGCTGGCCCGGATCCGCACCGCGATGGCCGACGACCTGGACGCTCCGGCGGCGCTGGCCGCCGTGGATGCCTGGGCGGCCCGCCAGGCCGAGACCGGCGGCGAGGACACCGGCGCGCCGGGCCTGGTCTCCCGCGCGGTGGACGCCCTGCTGGGTGTCGCGCTGTAG
- a CDS encoding SCO1664 family protein translates to MEAQAPPQVDPAASAALAADPAAALALLGAGELTVHGRLTDASNAVLYCTVALDGLTAPCVYKPVAGERPLWDFPDGTLAGREVAAYELAAATGWGLVPPTLLREGPHGPGSVQLWVEQPEEAPELLALQPEPEPEPGWLPIVRAEVEEGRTALLVHRDDERLRRLAVLDAVLNNADRKGGHWISAADGRLYGIDHGVTFAVPGKLRTLLWGWAGRPLTEEALAVLAGLAEALAGPLGAALAPHLTAAEIEAAAARVARLRESGRHPLPAADWPSIPWPPV, encoded by the coding sequence ATGGAGGCCCAGGCCCCGCCGCAGGTCGACCCGGCGGCCAGCGCCGCCCTCGCCGCCGACCCGGCCGCCGCCCTCGCCCTGCTCGGCGCGGGTGAGCTGACCGTGCACGGCCGCCTCACCGACGCCTCCAACGCGGTGCTCTACTGCACGGTGGCCCTGGACGGCCTCACCGCCCCCTGCGTCTACAAGCCGGTGGCCGGCGAGCGCCCGCTCTGGGACTTCCCGGACGGCACGCTGGCCGGGCGGGAGGTGGCCGCGTACGAGCTGGCCGCCGCCACCGGCTGGGGCCTGGTGCCGCCCACCCTGCTGCGGGAGGGGCCGCACGGGCCCGGCTCGGTGCAGCTCTGGGTGGAGCAGCCCGAGGAGGCGCCCGAGCTGCTGGCGCTGCAGCCGGAGCCCGAGCCGGAGCCGGGCTGGCTGCCGATCGTCCGGGCCGAGGTGGAGGAGGGCCGCACCGCCCTGCTGGTGCACCGGGACGACGAGCGGCTGCGCCGGCTCGCGGTGCTGGACGCGGTGCTCAACAACGCCGACCGCAAGGGCGGCCACTGGATCAGCGCCGCCGACGGGCGGTTGTACGGGATCGACCACGGGGTGACCTTCGCGGTGCCCGGCAAGCTGCGCACCCTGCTCTGGGGCTGGGCCGGCCGGCCGCTCACCGAGGAGGCGCTGGCGGTGCTGGCCGGGCTGGCCGAGGCACTGGCCGGGCCGCTCGGGGCCGCGCTGGCCCCGCACCTGACCGCCGCCGAGATCGAGGCCGCCGCGGCCCGGGTGGCCCGGCTCCGGGAGAGCGGGCGGCACCCGCTGCCGGCGGCTGACTGGCCGTCCATCCCGTGGCCGCCGGTGTGA
- a CDS encoding DUF3090 domain-containing protein, which produces MPRQVHFYDQPERFVAGTVGQPGARAFFLQASSRGRITSVLLEKAQVAALAERVEEVLDEALRRSDGTATIPVSAPPELIDTAPLDLPLDEEFRVGTMALAWDSVDECLVVEAQAVVESEEDEAEAAEDVFADEENGPDMLRVRLSGAMARVFAKRALDLVAAGRKPCPFCNLPLDPEGHLCPRANGYRR; this is translated from the coding sequence GTGCCCCGTCAGGTCCACTTCTACGACCAGCCCGAGCGGTTCGTGGCCGGTACCGTCGGCCAGCCCGGTGCGCGGGCGTTCTTCCTCCAGGCCAGCTCGCGGGGCCGGATCACCAGCGTGCTGCTCGAGAAGGCCCAGGTGGCGGCCCTCGCCGAGCGGGTCGAGGAGGTGCTGGACGAGGCGCTGCGCCGCAGTGACGGCACCGCCACCATCCCGGTCAGCGCCCCGCCGGAGCTGATCGACACCGCCCCGCTCGACCTGCCGCTGGACGAGGAGTTCCGGGTCGGCACCATGGCCCTGGCCTGGGACAGCGTGGACGAGTGCCTGGTGGTCGAGGCCCAGGCGGTGGTGGAGAGCGAGGAGGACGAGGCGGAGGCCGCCGAGGACGTCTTCGCCGACGAGGAGAACGGCCCGGACATGCTCCGGGTGCGGCTCTCCGGGGCGATGGCCCGGGTCTTCGCCAAGCGCGCCCTCGACCTGGTGGCCGCCGGCCGCAAGCCCTGCCCGTTCTGCAACCTGCCGCTCGACCCGGAGGGCCACCTCTGCCCCCGGGCCAACGGCTACCGGCGTTGA